The following coding sequences lie in one Lacerta agilis isolate rLacAgi1 chromosome 4, rLacAgi1.pri, whole genome shotgun sequence genomic window:
- the RHOG gene encoding rho-related GTP-binding protein RhoG: MQSIKCVVVGDGAVGKTCLLICYTTNAFPKEYIPTVFDNYSAQSVVDGRTISLNLWDTAGQEEYDRLRTLSYPQTNVFIICFSIASPPSYENVKHKWYPEVCHHCPDVPILLVGTKKDLRSSPEAVKKLKEQNQVPVTTQQGVSLSRQIHAVKYMECSALNQEGIKDVFTEAVRAVLNPAPVKAKRPCALL; encoded by the coding sequence ATGCAGAGCATCAAGTGTGTGGTGGTTGGGGATGGGGCAGTGGGCAAGACCTGCCTGCTCATCTGCTACACGACCAACGCCTTCCCCAAGGAGTACATCCCCACCGTCTTCGACAACTACAGCGCCCAGAGCGTGGTGGACGGCCGGACAATCAGCCTCAACCTGTGGGACACGGCCGGCCAGGAGGAGTACGACCGCCTGAGGACGCTCTCCTACCCGCAGACCAACGTCTTCATCATCTGCTTCTCCATCGCCAGCCCGCCCTCCTACGAGAACGTCAAGCACAAGTGGTACCCGGAGGTGTGCCACCACTGCCCCGACGTCCCCATCCTGCTGGTGGGCACCAAGAAGGACCTCCGCTCCAGCCCAGAGGCGGTGAAGAAGCTGAAGGAGCAGAACCAGGTGCCCGTCACCACCCAGCAGGGCGTCAGCCTCTCCAGGCAGATTCACGCCGTCAAGTACATGGAGTGCTCGGCGCTCAACCAGGAGGGCATCAAGGACGTCTTCACGGAGGCCGTCCGTGCCGTCCTCAACCCGGCCCCCGTCAAGGCCAAGAGACCCTGTGCGCTCTTGTGA